A window of Desulfatibacillum aliphaticivorans DSM 15576 contains these coding sequences:
- a CDS encoding acetyl-CoA C-acyltransferase: protein MTKEIVIVSGVRTPVGRYMGALKTIEAYDLAALVLNESIKKAGIKPDQVDEVIMGQSYQNGEYVNIARMGLLNAGWPEEIPGLTIDRRCCTGLETIRLASALIQSGQAEIIVAGGVESMSNAEFYLPGNIKWGVGGQKGMPRGHGDLGIWGMPMYDRIQRARVMSQPESRYGILPSMMSWAETGAKEEGVTREECDEWALGSHQKACAAQEAGKFDEEMIPITIPQRKGDPIIVAKDENPRPDSAIEKLAKLKPVLGGVCTAGNSSTENDGAAAVVVMSAEKAKELGLEVLASVKAVAVAGADPTRTYLTVGAAARKALAQADVSMDQMELIEIQEAFAAQVLADLKDMGIGKEDYGKINVNGSGISLGHPIAATGVRVLVSLVYEMRRRDAKMALECICGGGGLGIAAVLERK, encoded by the coding sequence ATGACAAAGGAAATAGTTATTGTCAGCGGCGTCCGCACTCCCGTCGGGCGCTATATGGGCGCGCTCAAGACCATCGAGGCCTACGACCTGGCCGCTCTGGTTCTAAACGAATCCATCAAAAAGGCGGGGATTAAACCGGATCAGGTGGACGAAGTGATTATGGGCCAGTCCTACCAGAACGGCGAGTACGTAAACATCGCCCGCATGGGGCTTTTGAATGCAGGCTGGCCCGAGGAAATCCCCGGACTCACCATTGACCGCCGGTGCTGCACCGGCCTGGAAACCATCCGCCTGGCCTCCGCCCTGATTCAAAGCGGACAGGCCGAGATCATCGTGGCCGGCGGCGTGGAAAGCATGTCCAACGCTGAATTTTACCTGCCCGGCAATATCAAGTGGGGCGTGGGCGGCCAAAAGGGCATGCCCAGGGGCCACGGCGATTTGGGCATCTGGGGCATGCCCATGTACGACCGCATTCAGCGGGCCAGGGTCATGAGCCAGCCCGAAAGCCGCTACGGCATACTCCCTTCCATGATGTCCTGGGCCGAAACCGGCGCCAAGGAGGAAGGCGTCACCCGGGAGGAATGCGACGAATGGGCCCTGGGCAGCCATCAAAAGGCCTGCGCCGCCCAGGAGGCGGGCAAGTTTGACGAGGAAATGATTCCCATCACCATTCCCCAGCGCAAGGGCGATCCCATTATCGTGGCCAAGGACGAAAACCCCAGGCCCGATTCGGCTATTGAAAAGCTGGCCAAGCTCAAGCCGGTTTTGGGCGGCGTCTGCACGGCGGGCAACTCCTCCACGGAAAACGACGGCGCCGCCGCCGTGGTGGTCATGAGCGCTGAAAAAGCCAAGGAACTGGGCCTGGAAGTTCTGGCTTCCGTCAAGGCTGTGGCCGTGGCCGGCGCGGACCCCACCCGCACTTACCTCACCGTGGGCGCGGCCGCCCGCAAGGCTTTGGCTCAGGCGGACGTATCCATGGACCAGATGGAGCTGATCGAAATCCAGGAGGCCTTTGCGGCCCAGGTTCTGGCTGATCTCAAGGACATGGGCATTGGCAAGGAAGATTACGGCAAGATCAACGTCAACGGATCGGGAATATCACTGGGCCATCCCATCGCCGCCACCGGCGTGCGCGTGTTGGTTTCCCTGGTGTATGAAATGCGCCGCAGGGACGCCAAAATGGCCCTGGAATGCATTTGCGGAGGCGGCGGCCTTGGAATTGCAGCCGTTCTCGAAAGGAAATAA
- a CDS encoding acyl-CoA dehydrogenase, giving the protein MSDFKINQKDLFFILKEQLGYGKLCEFERYESLNEDALDMLVNEAIRFAKGVVSPLNEIGEEQGVHWENNTVTCPKEFKTAFKAYGEDGWTAAVRDPEFGGQGFPTMMRIVVNDLMYGACQSFNMAPSLTHGAAHLIESFGTDEQKQTYIPKMYGGEWAGTMALTEPNAGSNLAALETMAYPEGDHYKIKGNKIFISWGDHDLADNIVHLALARIEGAPEGVRGISLFIVPKYRVDENGNPGEFNDVVCTGIEKKLGLHSSPTAALAFGGKDGCIGYLCGKANMGLAHMFQMMNAARINTGVSGMSMASAAYQHALDYTKSRVQGRDIAKRKQGSVPIIDHPDVRRMLLWMKGAVDGMRSMIYTTAFWADLAQVTTDPEEKERCTMLMEFMTPIVKSYCSDIGFKVCETAMQCLGGYGFCKDYPIEQYLRDSKIMSLYEGANGIQSTDLMGRKMHMNEGAPYKAFLKEITDFCEKNHAHPGLGSQVRFLKDVMDDLQEMAREMSSRYSADPLQWASYTYPALMCFSEVIMVWRLVDLAIIAYDRAQKSGKKNDFFRGKVAQATFFTDITLPHTQARARTCTRVDREVVEMADNAF; this is encoded by the coding sequence ATGAGCGATTTCAAAATCAATCAAAAGGATTTGTTCTTTATCCTTAAAGAGCAATTGGGATACGGCAAGCTCTGTGAATTCGAGCGTTACGAATCCCTGAACGAGGACGCGCTGGACATGCTGGTGAACGAAGCCATCCGCTTCGCCAAGGGCGTGGTCTCCCCGTTGAACGAAATCGGGGAGGAGCAGGGCGTGCATTGGGAGAACAACACGGTCACTTGCCCCAAGGAATTCAAGACCGCCTTCAAGGCCTACGGCGAGGACGGCTGGACCGCCGCGGTGCGCGATCCCGAATTCGGCGGCCAGGGCTTCCCCACCATGATGCGCATTGTGGTCAACGACCTCATGTACGGCGCGTGCCAGTCCTTTAACATGGCGCCCAGCCTCACCCACGGCGCGGCGCACCTGATCGAGTCCTTTGGCACGGACGAGCAGAAGCAGACTTACATCCCCAAGATGTACGGCGGCGAATGGGCGGGCACCATGGCCCTGACCGAGCCAAATGCAGGCTCCAATCTGGCGGCCCTGGAAACCATGGCCTATCCCGAAGGCGATCATTACAAAATCAAGGGAAACAAGATTTTCATCTCCTGGGGCGATCACGACCTGGCCGACAACATCGTGCATTTGGCTCTTGCCCGGATAGAGGGCGCGCCCGAGGGCGTGCGCGGCATTTCCCTGTTTATCGTGCCCAAGTACCGTGTGGACGAAAACGGAAACCCCGGCGAGTTTAACGACGTGGTTTGTACGGGCATTGAGAAAAAACTGGGTCTCCACTCCTCGCCCACGGCCGCTTTGGCTTTCGGCGGCAAGGACGGCTGCATCGGCTACTTGTGCGGCAAGGCCAACATGGGCCTGGCCCACATGTTCCAGATGATGAACGCAGCCCGCATCAACACGGGCGTGTCCGGCATGTCCATGGCCAGCGCCGCGTATCAGCACGCCCTGGATTACACCAAAAGCCGGGTTCAAGGCCGGGACATCGCCAAACGCAAGCAGGGCTCTGTGCCCATCATCGACCATCCCGACGTCCGCCGCATGCTCTTGTGGATGAAAGGCGCCGTGGACGGCATGCGCTCCATGATTTATACCACCGCCTTCTGGGCCGACCTGGCCCAGGTCACGACCGATCCCGAGGAAAAAGAGCGCTGCACCATGCTCATGGAATTCATGACTCCCATCGTCAAGTCCTATTGCTCGGACATCGGCTTTAAGGTTTGCGAGACGGCCATGCAATGCCTGGGCGGCTACGGATTCTGCAAGGACTACCCCATTGAACAATACCTTCGCGACTCCAAAATCATGAGCCTGTACGAAGGCGCCAACGGCATTCAGTCCACGGACCTCATGGGCCGCAAAATGCACATGAACGAAGGCGCGCCCTACAAGGCCTTTCTCAAGGAGATCACGGATTTCTGCGAGAAGAACCACGCCCACCCCGGCCTGGGCAGCCAGGTGCGCTTTCTTAAGGACGTCATGGACGACCTCCAGGAAATGGCAAGGGAAATGAGCTCCCGGTATTCCGCCGATCCCCTGCAATGGGCTTCCTACACCTATCCGGCGCTCATGTGCTTTTCCGAAGTCATCATGGTTTGGCGCTTGGTGGATCTGGCCATTATCGCGTATGATAGAGCCCAGAAATCCGGCAAGAAAAACGACTTTTTCCGCGGCAAGGTGGCCCAGGCGACCTTCTTTACGGACATCACCCTGCCTCACACCCAGGCCCGGGCTCGCACGTGCACCCGCGTGGACCGGGAGGTTGTGGAAATGGCCGACAACGCGTTCTAA
- a CDS encoding 3-hydroxyacyl-CoA dehydrogenase family protein — MAIKSMFVVGSGLMGAGIAQVSAQAGIEVFLTDMSEAALEKAKKNIAWSVGKFAEKGKISEDVDTVMKRITTVTGYEAAKDVDLAIEVVFENLEVKEGIFKALDEACGPDALIASNTSAIPITELAAVTKREEQVLGIHFFSPVPMMMAVEVIKGVATTDETAQAGREYVLQIGKEPIMVNRDIAGFVINRINFPSNIEAMRLVEQGVASCEDIDKGLRLGSGRKMGIFETGDMVGLDVSYGAMMATYKETGDPRFYPPLLLRRKVKAGHLGRKTGKGWYEYNEDGTRKK, encoded by the coding sequence ATGGCTATTAAATCAATGTTTGTGGTGGGTTCGGGACTCATGGGAGCGGGCATCGCCCAGGTGAGCGCCCAGGCCGGCATCGAGGTGTTTTTGACGGACATGTCGGAAGCGGCCCTTGAAAAGGCCAAAAAAAACATCGCCTGGTCCGTGGGCAAGTTTGCGGAAAAAGGCAAGATTTCCGAAGACGTGGACACGGTCATGAAGCGCATCACGACCGTCACCGGCTATGAAGCCGCCAAGGACGTGGACCTGGCCATTGAAGTGGTTTTCGAAAACCTGGAAGTCAAGGAGGGAATCTTCAAGGCTTTGGACGAAGCCTGCGGTCCGGACGCGCTCATTGCCTCCAACACCTCGGCCATTCCCATCACCGAACTGGCCGCCGTAACCAAACGGGAGGAGCAGGTTTTGGGCATTCACTTTTTCTCTCCTGTTCCCATGATGATGGCCGTGGAGGTCATCAAGGGGGTGGCCACCACCGACGAAACCGCCCAGGCCGGACGGGAGTATGTGCTGCAGATCGGCAAGGAGCCCATCATGGTCAACCGCGACATCGCCGGGTTTGTGATCAATCGCATCAATTTCCCTTCCAACATCGAGGCCATGCGTTTGGTGGAGCAGGGCGTGGCTTCCTGCGAAGACATTGACAAGGGCCTGCGTCTGGGCTCGGGCCGCAAGATGGGCATTTTCGAGACCGGCGACATGGTGGGCCTTGACGTGTCCTACGGCGCCATGATGGCCACCTACAAGGAAACCGGCGACCCCCGTTTTTATCCGCCCCTGCTGCTCAGGCGCAAGGTCAAGGCCGGCCACCTGGGCCGCAAGACCGGCAAGGGATGGTACGAATACAACGAAGACGGAACCCGTAAAAAATAA